The nucleotide sequence GAAGGCCTGCCAGCCACTACAGgaccaagaaaaggaaatctgcACAAGTCAACAAGGGGCTTAGAGTCACACATATCACATACACCTTTTTTCCCACCTACAAATGTCTGGACAACAAACTTCATGAATTAAGTAACTGGCAGGGCAACCTCCTGATCATTTACCCCTAAACTTTTAGTTACTACCcatctttcaaaaaattactaaatttatcATCAAAAATGGAACTGATTTGGCATCAAAAAATCTGAGGCCAGACCTTGACTGCACAGGGCTTGTGAAAAAATACCTCCTCCTTCAGGAGGATTTCATCTCCTGCCTCCAAGATATCCCAGCGAAATGGTGAATAGAGAGGAAAGAGCCCCTGTTGAAACTTACCTGCCTTGCCAACCCAGTGAGGCTGGATCTCTTCTCACTGACTATTTCAACTAATCTGTGAAACTAGTTAATGCTAAACTCTTTGGCTTAAGCtcttggaggaggaagaaagttGCCAAGGGGCAAGAATGAGAGACAACAAACTACTTCCTGATCAGTCCTCTCCCAGACCCTGCAGAGGCTGAGGACATACCCTGTAGATTTCCTCAAGCAGCAGCTTGGCACAGCTCCTGCCGAGGTCCTCTGGAAGTACTGCTGTTCCCTGGCCCTGGGGGTTGGAGGCCAGTTCAGCACTGAGGAAGGTGCCATTGGTGGTCTCAGCAACCAGTGACAACCCAAAGCCCGGAGACCTGGGGATACAAAGGCAAAGACATTGAGTAGGGTTAATGAAATGGGGTTTATACTCACCAGCAAATAGAAAAAGACCAACACTTTTTTGATGGCACTGTGTTCTAAAGTTGTAAGGCTTCCTTCTGGCTACATTAACCTTACAGCATTGCTATTACGTACACTGCAGACACAGATGACTCAGTGAGGGCCTCACTTGAGGGCACGGAAGGCAGAGACGAGAGATGTGAGTTCAAATTGCTTTTCCCAtcagccctcccttcccccacctcctacACTGTAAATGCTCATACTGTGAGAGTTTATAACAATCAACAGTATAAGATAACATTAATAAGGGCTACTACCAGTACTGGGCACCTACTTTCTGCCAAGTACGGAGCTAGGGGCTTTGCAAATAGAATTTGTGATACTATAGCTCTGCCAAGTAAATATcactatcttcattttacaaataaggaaatggagaaatgaagCAACCTGCACCAGGTCCACACAGCTGAAAAGTGAGCTTCAAACAGAGAGCTCCCAGATTCCAAAGCCCACCCAAGTTCCCCGCCACAGCACTGACCCGACCCTCAGCTGCACCAACTCAGGAGGTATGGAAGGCCTGGAAACCTGGAAACCTGGAAAGCTGGAAACCACCTGACCAAAACTTCCTGAGAAACATCGGGTTTTTTCCTCCATAAGGAAAAATGCCACACAAGTCAGAAAGGGACTGGAAAAGACACACCTTCACATTTTTGTCCCCAAGGGACAGCTCTAAACTTAGACTTCAATTAATATTATCAATGAGCTGGCACCATGTTCTCTCCTATTGTGTTTCTAGCCCCCAACAGCCAGAACCTAACACCCTTCTTGCCCAGGACCATCACTGATACATTCATTCATGCATCCAACAAACACCGGCGAGAAGCTTCCATGGGGCAGGAACCAGGGACATCACGGTAAACCCCAGACTTCCTGCCCTCACAAAGACTGGTGACAACCAGTTTGGCCACAAAAGAAAATCcatccaaaaacaataaaaacaagcaCCTCTCCACAAAATTTCAAAACCTGACACCTTAAATCTACTTTGCCCAATgccttttaagtaaaaatgtcaTCAGGAAAGATATAGCAGCCTTCCCAGCGGTTCAATCCACATGCAGTCACCACAGAGACTTTCCTCCTTTAACACAGTTCATGGTCCTGAAATGCTTCCTATGTGTCCAGCAGACTAgccaaaatatttgtttcagaAAAACTATGTGTAAAATTAATGATGTTTCAAATGTACTATATGGGCTCACtgtatggaaaaattatattggTCAATCCTTaatttcttacaaataaaattcaaCTGCCTATGCAGTCAGGGGTTAATAATGCCTGCCAAGGGAAGGGGGTACAGAGAGTTATCCATTTAATCAAAGGTTCTGGAGCATCATCGACCTTTCCAACCCTCAGCAGGCCAGCTTTGCACACAAACCCTTTCCCAACCCTAACCTCTGACGCCACCACCTTCGTTGCTTTGGACTATGAGCCCCCACCGTATTTCTAAAATCACCTTCATCTCTCCATTGGGCCTTATGAAGGTCAAACATCCTGTAAAACACTCTCCCCTCctttactcttttcttctttttgctgaAGTTAAAAGAAACCGCAGGTGGAACAACTGTAAAAAAAGGATGGTACCTGTGGTACCACATAGGAAAAAGCTGACTTCTTAACCCACAACACTTAACCCCAGACTCTGATACTCTTATTTTTAGGAGACATAAACTGTAAACTTCGGATTCAAAGTGATGCCATCATTCAAATTAAAGTAGTTCAACAAAAAACAATAAGTAAAACACACAAATAGGTATagaaaatttggcaaaatattCAGTTAATTATAGCCAGTAAGAATACAAGCAGGTGTTCACTATACTGTTCTTTAAATGTGTCTgtacatttaacattttcataacTAAAAAAGTGGTTTCAATTGCTTCCGTAACTTCCTGGTTTCTAAATACACAAGGAAGGCCTAAAACAAGCATTTTCATTACATAGATCatccctttttttctattttggttttatttcttttattttccttatttaaaatttttcctaatttgtaaaatttttattttagtttttatttttttttttatttttagcaaagcAAATGTTTTAACTATGCCAAATTCAAATCTGCAATAACGACTTTCTCTGGATCTAGGTGTGTTGTTTCCACGGACGGAGAGAGATGCTGACATTCACTTAGGTAACAAAGATTTTAACCCTATACTGTTAATTACTCAGGGTGGgagaatttgtttaaatttttgttggAACAAAGTGTAgatgggatttctttttctttttcttttctcttttgcgCCTCTGGATCTCAGGCAAATATGTAGATGGGATTTAAAGCTTGAAGCACTGTTTATTAATAGataggttttaattcccaaaagctCAGAACTAAACCCTCAGCTCCCAGCACTAGTCACCAGGATGCTTTCCGTGCAACAGGCACTCAAGAAATGCCAGTTGCTGACAACAGGAATAAGtcagaagaaaattaattctGAAATTGTTCTTCCTTTGGCTGCCCAACCTCAGAGCTGGCAGTTTTGACTTCAACTagaacaggcatatgaaaaaggCTAGGGTAGCTGCAGAAGTAGACTCCACAAATGCAGACTTACTTTCCGGAGTTGACGCCCTTCATGTGGTCTGTGTAAATATAGATATCGGGTATGAACTTGTTTAGGATGCTCCTTGCAGAATCCACAATCCGGTTCGCCATCTGAGGTGACACGCGCACGGAGTACCTACAACCTGGAGTTAAGGATGTCATTCTGCTTGGACTCCAGGACAGGGAAAAGTCAGTTGTAAAGCTGGCAAACATTTGTGAAACTGTAGTAACAAACTGGGACTTCCCATTGCATTAATTACTTAACTTTATAGTACCGtaatgaaattgttttcattataattatattGGGCTTACATGGTCATggtgaaaaaaatccaaatgataCAGAAAGCAGAAAGTTTAAAGTAAGAGTTCCTCAACCCTGCCCTGACTTCCTGCCCACACCACCCACCCTTAGAACCTAAGGCCAGAAAAGACACCCCACTGGGGCTAAACTGGGATAGTCCCAATCTGCCCCCTGGTATGCtgacaaaggaagcaaaaaaTGTTTCGTGAAAGAACAAGGTGGCTGCTATTTATAAAGAACTAAACAGGTATTCCTAATTTATAGAGcctgttttctattatttaagaATTAATTACTCCATTTGTGTATGAAATAGCCCCCTTACACCTGGTTCCTTATGGTCAAAATGCCAATAATTAGCACTCCTACAACAGGGCACcccagaaaagaaaggagaaagacacTAGTAACTCAAGTGAAAGGGCTGGAGCTTGAGGAAACAGAAACTATTATCTAAAATTAGACTTTATAACAGAGGCTGgctctccccatccccacatgtcaaagaaaaaataagtatgtacTGTGTACTTTCAATGTGCAATGTATGGTCAAGAGCTGGTTGTACACGTGGCACTAAAGAAATGGAGCAATAACCCTGATACAAACCCCACGTGGCAAGTCCAACAGGCAAAACAATGTATGTGATCTGCACCTTCCAGCCCAACTGTTCAAGAATTACTGTCAATATAAATTTAACTTTCATTTGAGCTGTAGAAACAAAATGCTCAGAGACCATGAAAGGAACCTGACCTGGCTTCTAGCTCCCTTTTGGATGTGTCCTGCACACCCCACTAAAGATCAATCTTATGCTGATGAGAGTCTCCCGGCGACTCGTGACCCTCCCAGACCCTGCTGTCAGAGCCCCTACCCTGGCTCAGTGTGTCCATCCCCAACTCAGCCCCATCAACCCCTCCACCCATCCAAATTGTCCGAACTCTTCAACCTGAGCTGCCCTCCCCCTTTCTTCCAGCCTCAggttctctctgtctcctgaaaACCTCCAGTCAGCACCCAGCTGTGGTCTCCACTTGAACTTACCATACACCTCTCTTCACAGACACACATTTTGTTCTTACTCTTCAACGAGACCACACACTCCATACGGGCAAGGGCTTTACTTCTGTATCCCTCATAAGTCTCTAATACACTACTTTTGTACTcagaaatgctcaataaatatttgacttGAATTAAAGGACAAACCTGAAATGAGGAAAGAGCAAAGAGGGATTTTTCAATACACACACAGAGCCCAGTTACATCACCACCTCTTTGGTCCAGAACGTACTTTTGACCACAGACAGCTTAGACAAACAGTCCCACGTCTCATACCCTTTGGACTGGGTTGGTGCTATCCTTCCGAGGCTGCTCACTCTCCCCAGCACAGCACAGATGTCACTATCCTAACATATAGTCCCACAGCATTCATGGCTCCCACATACATTATCACCTTATTCTgtgctcacagcaaccctgtggcAAGGGCCATGATTCTTAGTTCTAGGGCTTACACTAAGGACAACTAAGACAAAAAACTAAGATACTTGCTCAAAATTAAACAGATCTGACTCCCAGAAAACACCATCTTCCTCACACCCCTCCAGAGATATGGAAACTGGGAGGTTAACAGGACCAATTCAGGGCCAACAGAAGCCTATACTAGCATTCAGGCAGTGAAATGGAGAAGGTAAAGGAGCTTTAAAGCAGATACATTGGGTTACTTAGAGCCATCTCATCTGGCTTGGCACGGAGGCCCTACTGAGGGATGGCTAAGAACCTGAGTTCTAGAATCAGACTGTGTTCAGGCCCCAGCTCCAGCAAACTGCATCATTCTGAATCAAGTGTGCTAACTGCTCTATGTCTCCActtcctcatcagtaaaagaAGAATAATCATAATACTCTTCTCACCAAGTTTGGAggcataaatgaaataaaatgttaaagtgcTTAGTGCCGGGTGTGCGGTAGGAGCTCAGCAAATGTCAGCTACTGCTTTTCTTATTGTCAGTCCAAGATTCAAACCCCAAAGCAGAGGTTCCTATCCTTTCAAGAATCAGAAAGCCctctgagaatctgatgaaagctatggACCCACTCCTGAGAAACATATGTGTACTCACAATTTTGCAGAAAATTTCAGGGTTTTGTGAACTTCCTAAAGCCCATTTATGAACACCACATTAAGAACCAATACCCAAGAGACAAGTTCATAGCTACAGTCCATATGGGACTCCCACCACCCTTCATCCACACTAGTGTTCCAGGTAAGAGAGGGCtaagagggtgtgtgtgtgtgtgtgtgtgtgtgtgtgtgtgtgtgtgtgcacgcgcgtgcGCGTGGTggtgttgaatgagtgagtgagtgagagagacTGATTGATTCTCAAAGTACCTTCCCTATAGTCAAGAAAAGGAAACCAGATCATCCCACAAATTCCAACTCACCTCCTCGTCTGCCTTTACCCCAGCTTCTTCACTTAACTCTATGTACCAAGTCATAAGCTACTGGGACAGCACCACAAAACTAAAACAGAGTGCTCCCTTCTCTGTCGCCCCACATTAGGCAGGAGGGAGAATCAGCATGGGTGGCATTAAATAAAAGGTAACTACTGTCTAGTCACAGCTGCTGGCAGGAACCCACACCAgctccctcccaggccctggccagTAGGTCATCGTGTAGAATGCAAGAGGGAAAAGATGTGCTTTGGGGAGTAATTCAGTTAAAACCACAAATGCACACAGGAGAAGGGAGCTAGTTCTCCCAACTTGAGCCCTCCTAGGAGGAATACAACCTCCAACCTCAGTTCAGCAGTCAACCAGCCTTGCCtataaaaaaaccacaaaccaaCTAAAGCTTTTTCCAAAGGCAGCACTTTTTTCCCAGGCCTCAAAACTGGCAAAGAAGGTGATCTCCATTCAAACCCACATTCCTTTGAGGTGTTTGTTAAATGGGCATCTCTGCAGACCAGTGGCTGGAATGTTCGGTTTACAGACGGGGATCTGAGCAAGGGCACTGTCAACTTTCCAGGGGAGTTAGGAGGAAGCCTCTGTAAGTCAGAGTTACACCATGGATGATTTAGGTGTCCTGTCCCCTGCCTCAAGGAAGGGAGGGACTTGGGACCTCACAAGTGTCTTCCTGGCTCAGGTTCTATTCAGGGAAGGTTCAAAAAACATAAGCCAAGGAAGAACAAATTTACACCCACGGTGCCTGGACACCACAGCTCTTTTTGCCAGCATCCTCATCAAAGCATTTGCACATCCAGACAGAGGGTACTGGGGGACCCAATTTTAACAGCCTCCATGAAACCCACATTGTTATGACAAGATTGTGGCAAAACAGAGCACAATGCCGGAAATCACATTTCCATATTACAGAGACTGGATTCCAAGCTGAGTTCACTGCTGCAAAACAGCATTAAAGAAACACatctcaaataagaaaaaaaaaaaaaacctgaaatagtCCTGTTAAGTATGTAGGATTTCATGTACAAGGCCATTAACTGCagcatttttatagaaaacaacTCAATGGCCATTCACAGGGTTTGATTTGGGGTtctttatataatggaatacaaTGTGCCTATTAAGAATGAGATCGATCTATACGTAACTCATGCTGACAAGTAGAAAAGACACATTTGGCTTGttcgtttttaaaaaa is from Lemur catta isolate mLemCat1 chromosome 10, mLemCat1.pri, whole genome shotgun sequence and encodes:
- the RCL1 gene encoding RNA 3'-terminal phosphate cyclase-like protein isoform X3 yields the protein MTSLTPGCRYSVRVSPQMANRIVDSARSILNKFIPDIYIYTDHMKGVNSGKSPGFGLSLVAETTNGTFLSAELASNPQGQGTAVLPEDLGRSCAKLLLEEIYRGGCVDSTNQSLALLLMTLGQQDVSKVLLGPLSPYTIEFLRHLKSFFQIMFKIETKPCGEELKGGDKVLMTCVGIGFSNLSKTLK